The Amaranthus tricolor cultivar Red isolate AtriRed21 chromosome 14, ASM2621246v1, whole genome shotgun sequence DNA window TCAGAGTGGCTATTGGCCTCAGCCGGAGTCAGTTTCTCAGGATATCTAACCACACCACATGCACGAGACACCTCCTGTAGAAACTTGATTATCTTCTCAAGCTGAGAAGTTCCTAAAAAGCAAATGCATAGAGGAGTCTTGTCCACACCAGAGCTCAGAATCTGTGTTCCAGGATAAACACCGTGTAACTCCTCCATGGTAAAATGCATCACCTTCTCCAGGTGAGTCATAGCAAGACATTTGTGCCTAACCAGCAAGTGAAACAAAGAGCTGACCTTCTCAAGTAACTTCGCTCGCTCAATATCATCCGACAAAGGCCAGCTATTCCCGAGAGTATACAACTCTGCACCTTCATTTTTATCACATGTTttacatttgattttaaaatctcCATCTTCCCCTTTACTCTCCCATAAACCACCATTACAATCATCAGCCAGGATCTTCTTCTCTGGAAAAAACTCCTCAGAGCCAAAACTGTCACTGGAACCATTATTAGTTTCCTCATTGATCTTCCTGCCAGAAAACTCAGAGTCCTCAGATTTTAACTGATCTTCAAGCATTCTTACAGACGCAGTCAAATCCAAGGGTTTCCAAGAACAAGTAACAAGCATTTCAGCCCACTCATTACTAACAGCCTGAGGCACAGCAGACTGGACTTTCTGCAATAGGTTCCCCATATGCTCTTGAAACACATGCTGTACAAGAGCATCAGGCAGCGAAAACTTCTCCCCACAACGACAACACGCCCAAAACTTCCATGAGTTAGTCGTTTCCACGAACTGTAAAGCCTCAGACAAAATCTCACAAGCTTGCACCCCATCTTTATTCGACAACCCACTAAAATGTGCCCTAAGATCACTAATTCCAACATTCAGCAAACTCCTTTTCATTTCATTACTCATTGAGTTCCAAAATGACCTCACCTGCCACAAATTCATTTTCAACACTTCAATCTCATAAGAAACAGAAAAACACATGGGTGTTCTTCCACATTCTGTCACAAAAAGCTACACATCCTTGAACCAAAATACTCAGAATTATTATTTCAGTCAATTTCTGTTGATAATAGAACAAGCATACAAAACATTGCAccaacatgaaaaaaaaaatcatttcaaaaaaacaTTAGACATAATTATACGTTACTTAACAACATTAAACACTACTCCATTTGTAACACCacgttaaaaaaatataaattatatgaagagtttgaatatttttcatCATAGTATATACAGATATAACAAATTTACCTGATCTTTTCGCTCACGAAAGCTGGAATGCCTCTTATCAATCCCAGGCCTTCTCCTTTCACCAATCTTACTCGAACCACTCCCAGAAAACGAGTTACTAGACTGCGAACCACCGCCATTTTTATCCTCTTCAGAATTCTCCCCCTGCTCAGATTTCTGCTGCAACAACCTAGCAGCAGCAACCCTGACCTCAATCTCTTTCCTCCTCTCCTCAGGCGTCTTAGTAGCCTTCTTAATCTCATTCGGCCTCCGGTTGTTCGAATTACTCGTAGAAAAGTATCTAGAATCCAATGGATCCTCTGAAAGCCTCCTCAAAGGAATCAACCTAAACTTCTCCTCCCCTGGTGGACCTCCCAAATTCTTCATCCATGTAGAAATCGAAGCTATATTCGACTTGTTAATAAGTCCTTCAAGCTCTCCTTTCACCTGCGCTATCCGCTCTTCAGGTGTTGAAAGCGCCGGTGAACTCTCCTCCAATTGCTGATTATTTAGGTTATCTTTCAAAGGATCAATCGGATTTTCAATCGCCAAGGCTCTATAACACTCAGAAATCACTCCATCATAATCCTTCCCATCATTAGCAGTATCAAACAACAAACTTGCATAAAAATGAGCAAACTCAATCGAGTCCGGTGATAAAACAGACGCCTTTCGCGCCGATTCAACCGCATTTCTTAAATGACGCTGTTTAGTATTAGGATCATCAATAATCCCAGCAACTTTCATACAAATTGTACCATAAACCCGATGAAAAAGCGCAGAATTCTCATACTTCTGACTCGATTCCTTCATCAATCGAAGCGCTTTATTATGATTACCTCTTCGAATAGAATTTAGGGCTTTTTCGCATTCTTGTTTAATCGCTGCCGACGCATCAGCCAACTTATCCACCGATGAATCCAACGATTGTTTTAGCGATTGATGCAACGAACTTGTCGAGGATTTTTTCGATGTGGTGGCCGTAGTGTTGGTGGTACGCTTTTTATGGTGCCCCATTTCTAGGGCACAGAGTAGTGTTTAGAAATTGAATCAATTGCTTAATTGATGCATAACAAAAACGAAAATGAAAGAGAAACTGGGGGAAACTAAGAtcaaattttgacaattttgatttttgagaaagaaaaaagatgaatgaagaaaaaaaagaggaGTGTGAGGTTTTTATACGtaccaaagtttttttttttttttttaatttcttgcgACCAAATATAATCTCAAATCTCAATCCTCAATTCTCACCTACCAAAGAAGATGTTAGAGTGAGTGAAGACTATGTGTGTTAAGTGAAGAAATTAGGTGGTAATCTAAAATCTTGTTCATGGTCAAGATAAATACTCTAATGTTTCATTAAGAATCACTACGAGTAGGAGTTTATGGTTTTGGAAGGAGTCTTATATTcgaccatcaaaataaaaaaaatgtttgaatgagataaaatgataagttaaatgtgtaatgaaaattaaagataaattaatatagATCTTTGTGTAATGTACGAGTttattagtgtgaattatatataaaaatataattttaaaaaataatgcaaacaTATATTatcatgattaaatttatcaaatagtacatgatttttttaagcaaaaattaaataatagttttttaaaattatttatcgaCTACATAACTATATCATTCAATTAAATGTATCAAAATCTAGGTTGTGCAtattgctataataaattatattaatattttacctaattttgactccaattttaaaaatcaaattctaaattaaataaatattattatgtaatcaactatcatcTACTAAAATAATTCTATTTGTCAAGCTTAAAGatgacattttttattttccaacatcTTAATTACTCCTAATATGTGTGATGATTgaaattattactaaaaatagtTGTAACAATTTATATTGGGCAAACCTAAAAGAGACTATAGCAATTGTCATGGAAaggaatatataataaaattgtagCAATTTATAAGTACGatttaaaatagaaaactaGATGAAAGAAAATATCTTTGTATTggaattaaaatcaaaattttgtgTCGAATAGTTGAAAAAACAAACTATCTCACAATTTATAACAACATTAAGGTTAGGTTTTGAGTTTGAAAAGTCAATGATTTAAGTTAAAAATAAGCTTgtcaataatagaaataacCTTTTCGCATTAATaagatattaattaaaaaaatttaaagcaaaaCAAGTGAAAATAACTGAACATTGATCAAAATGTAATTGAAGCTTGATTCATTTGTTAAGAAACCATAAGTTTGATCTCGAAGTTATAGTTCACATATATATCCAAACTTATGTAATAGATTTGACTACAAAGCTTGATATTTAATTAATTCAACAACATTAAAGAATTTATGAGATATTTATAAACTACCTTCAATACTTGACATGGATTGATTGAGAAATACAAGAGATTTTCAACATGATTCacatgaaaaaattttaaaatatgatacaaattcaattcatgttttttattttttagttgtcaAAAACAATTTATAATGTAATCATCTTTTTCCATAGTATCAATATTATTACCTCATGAAAAGAAAAAAcactttttttcataaaaaaaaatccgtTGTTCACAAATTTATACCAAACGTTAATTTTACTTTatctaaattttcatttttcttcacTCAAATCCCTACCAAACATCCCCTAAAAAAAATACGATATTTATGATGAAACTTAAAATACGAAGCCTCGTTTGCACGTTCCAAAGTCATACAAACACACAAACCTCAAAGAGTGTTTGTCATGAATAAAGAAAAAAGCCCTTGAATGGAGGGAACAATTTTTTGTCACAAATGCATGCAAAATATTGTTGCCAAGCTAAAATCAATGCTAACATCAAAAAATTCATACAGAACAATGGAAGACTCATCTCAGAAAATTTCCTCACTACATTCATCATTCTATATAGCTTTACattaatataaaaacaaatcatCGGATCTTATGCCCGCATGAAACCTGCGACTCGAACAAAGCAAGATCCTAATATCAGACTAACTGATCGTACCAGAACATCAAAATGCACGGCAAAATTTGCTAGCAGAGTATTCATAGCTTAATACAACTCAATTTTATTGCAAAATAGTACTAAAAGATCTATCTTCCACAAAAATGCAACCAATCTACCCGGTATGATGGTAGCTAAAGCAAATGCATCCTTTCAACACAAGGGTGTTGTAGCCATCGGTTGAGGGACTCCCCGCATCCAACAAAGCACCCGGAGTTTCCATTTTCGGTAAAGAATGGAAAGCTAAATATATCGAGTAACTCCTGAACAGCTTGCCTCACCAAAGACGCTCCTGTCACTCGACTCCTTCGGCCCCATCCAGTTACGATATCGATTCTGGTGGGACCGTTGCCAGATAACAGCAACTGGCGACGAAACCAGGCGAGGGTTCTTGAGAGAGCAGTGACTGCAGTTCCGTCTGACATGACGTGTAAGTTTATTAGCCAACAGCACGAGCTTTTCTCCTTCACAGCATCAGGGTACACGTTCTTCATAGCTGCAACCTCCCATACAGAACCAGCTTCCTCTTTCAGGCCAGATTTGTGAAGGAAATCCACCACAGCGTCGATGAGTCCACGCTTGCTTTCTCTGTCTTCACTATGCATCAGGTCCAGGAACTTCCCCATGTGATCCCGTACGTTTTGTCCATCAGGCCCTGATGCTGGCATAGTCAGCAGAAATACATGAGCTGGATGGCCGGTGATGGCCATAAGTTGCCCGCAAAAGCCCATGTCGAAGGATGATTTGGCTTCAGTGCAACAACTGAGAAGTAAAGTATAGGTTTGCAGTGAAGGATTGAGTCCCATGCTAACCATACCCGAAACCAAATTGTAAGCATCTGACAGTCGGTGAACTCGAAGAAAAGCACTCAGCAAAGAGTTGCAAGTGGGCACATTAGGATATAAACCAGCTTGGAGCATCGCCTGATACCACTGTAGAGCTTTTTCAGCATTCCCGGCTTTGCCCCACAAGTCCACCAGAAGTCCATAAACTGGCTCATCAGGGACCCAGTTCTTACTTTTCATCTCGAAAAATATTGCTTCCGCCTCTTCGAGATATCCACAATGTCCAAGGACTTCCATCACAATGCTGTATGTAACTTTATCGGGTTCATACCCTGCGTTTTTCATGTCACGGTAGTACTGTAAGGCAACAGGGTAGTTTCTTGTCTTGGCCTGCAAGGCAATCATGATGTTGTATGTAACAAGATTTGGAATACAACCCAAATCTACCATCTCACGAAACAGCTTGTGGGCAGCAACCAAATGGCCAGCCTTTCCTAAGCAATTGATCATAACACTGTAAGTGAATGTGTCCGGAGAAAGACCTGCCACCTGCATCTTCTGGTACATGTTCAAGGCAAAATCGAGGAATCCTGCTTTTGCATGAATGTCAATAAGCGTGCAATAGGTGACTCGATCAGGTTTGCAACCAGCTTCCTGCATTTGGTGGAAAACACCAAGGGCATCATTGAGATAGTTTGCACGTCCGTAACTGTGAATCAGACGGTTGTAGGTCACTACATTAGGCTCATATCCATCATCCGCCATCTGATCAAGCAAGACATTAATTGCATCAAACTGTTTAGCACGACCCAAGATGCCCACCATAGTCGTATAAGTATGCCCATCATGCTTAAAACCAACTCGACGCTTCAACCAGTAGAAGAAGCCAAGTGCAGCAACATAGTCCGGAATCTGCTTCAGAACTTGATTTGCTTGATAAGCATCCATCGAAAAATTGAGATTTTCAAGTGCTGCTTCTGCTTCAGGACCCCATTTCAGCCGCCCCATAATTTTCAAAACACTTTCGACAACTTGCCCGGTGCTCATATACTGCCTACCAAATGGAGCAGCTCCGACATGAGGTTTAGAATCTCTAGCATAGTGATTAATATACTGTGGAACTCTACCAGTAAACTTTGTTTTCGAGGCCTGCACATTAGAGCTATTCGTATAAACTTTCGGTTTCTGATTTGAACTCTTTTTCTCCGAAGAAAAACCCTGAGGCCCTGTGTAGCTTTTCTTATCT harbors:
- the LOC130800356 gene encoding pentatricopeptide repeat-containing protein At1g18900-like, whose product is MLRAKQLSNFSNTARSIFYNGSRCSVGDGSSCSCADDEKCVSRRQNTLVRLNPSAAVPSPVARVESIVSKDAGNASRKPENVNGPTSRPQVVSPSSTLGKPDSVCYSTSIISDQTDVMNSSAPIKDHLVKVGIAAVGLFSDIVNQKTPLKDGSETVFSVQNYMVGRRRTRASIKPSTVITVQKDDFYDVHEKPSSSKGTAPSPSVKYQGPKGKPDCRKPAETFSYETSDKVGGSVGSQSIASDKKSYTGPQGFSSEKKSSNQKPKVYTNSSNVQASKTKFTGRVPQYINHYARDSKPHVGAAPFGRQYMSTGQVVESVLKIMGRLKWGPEAEAALENLNFSMDAYQANQVLKQIPDYVAALGFFYWLKRRVGFKHDGHTYTTMVGILGRAKQFDAINVLLDQMADDGYEPNVVTYNRLIHSYGRANYLNDALGVFHQMQEAGCKPDRVTYCTLIDIHAKAGFLDFALNMYQKMQVAGLSPDTFTYSVMINCLGKAGHLVAAHKLFREMVDLGCIPNLVTYNIMIALQAKTRNYPVALQYYRDMKNAGYEPDKVTYSIVMEVLGHCGYLEEAEAIFFEMKSKNWVPDEPVYGLLVDLWGKAGNAEKALQWYQAMLQAGLYPNVPTCNSLLSAFLRVHRLSDAYNLVSGMVSMGLNPSLQTYTLLLSCCTEAKSSFDMGFCGQLMAITGHPAHVFLLTMPASGPDGQNVRDHMGKFLDLMHSEDRESKRGLIDAVVDFLHKSGLKEEAGSVWEVAAMKNVYPDAVKEKSSCCWLINLHVMSDGTAVTALSRTLAWFRRQLLLSGNGPTRIDIVTGWGRRSRVTGASLVRQAVQELLDIFSFPFFTENGNSGCFVGCGESLNRWLQHPCVERMHLL